In the genome of Mycoplasma nasistruthionis, the window AACATCTTCGTAGAATTCTAAAACGTCATCTTCTTTAATGTCATTAAAGTTTTTAATGTGAGTACCAAAATCTTTTCCTTTAATAACTTCTTTAGTATCATTTTTATCACGTTTTAAACTGTCAATAATACCTTCATGTAATAATTTTCCACCACGGTATAGCTTAACTTTACAATTTGATTTAGCAACACCTGTGTCCATCATACATCCAGCAATGTTTCCAACTTTTGAGTAGAAGAAAACTTTAATAATATGAGCTTCACCAATTTTTTGTTCTTCATACACTGGTGTTTTTTCACCTTCTAGCATAGATTGACAATCTTCAATAATTTTATAAATAACGTTGTGTGAAATTAAACTTATTTTCTTATTAGTTGCAGTTTCTTTAATGTGTGGATTCACTTTTAAGTTAAAAGCAAAAATAATAGCATTAGAAGCTTCTGCTAATAATAAGTCATTTCCATTAACATCACCTGCTGAAGCTTGAATAACTTTAATAGCAGCTTCATCATTTTCTAAGACATTAATTTGATCTTTAATAGCTTGACTGGTTCCGTATACGTCAGCTTTAACAATAACTTTAATAATTTTCTTACCATTTTCATTACTGTGGTCTTGAGCTTTTCCGTATAGCAACTCTTTTTTATCAGAGTTTAATTTTTCCATTGCTAATTTTTTAGCAAATTTTTCATCATTTAATCCAACAAATTTATCACCAGCATCAGGAGCATAATTAAGTCCTGAAATAATAGCTGGATCACCTGGAGAAACTTTTTCTAACGGTTTACCGTTGGCATCAAACATCATTCTTACACGTCCATATTTAGAACCAGCAACTAAGAAATCACCTTTATATAATGTACCGTTTTCGACAATAATTGTTGAAACAGCACCAATTCCCTTATCTGTTCTTGATTCAATAACTGTTCCAATTGGATAACGGTTAGGGTTTGCCTTTAGTTCTAAGAATTCACTTAAGAATAAAATTGCATCAAATAATTCAGTTAAACCTTCACCTTTAAGCGCTGAACCGTAAACAATTTGTGTATCACCACCATATTCACTAATTAAAACACCATTTTCAGCAAGTTCACCTTTAAGTCTGTCTAAGTCTTTATTAGCACGATCCATTTTGTTAACAAAAACAATTAATGGAACATTAGCAGCTAAAGCATGATTAATAGCTTCTTTTGTTTGTGGCATAACTCCATCATCAGCAGCGACTACTAAAATAACAATATCAGTAACCTTAGCACCACGAGCACGCATTTGAGAGAAGGCTTCATGACCAGGAGTGTCTAAGAAAGTAATTTTCTTTAGCTCTTCTTGTTTAGTGTCTTTGTTCTTAATTTTGTGTACTATTTGATAAGCACCTGTATGTTGTGTAATTCCTGATGACTCAGTAGAAACAATGTTTGAATTACGGATTTTATCAATTAATGTTGTCTTACCGTGATCAACGTGCCCCATAACTGTAATAATAGGACAACGTTCTTTCAAATCATTGGCATCATCAACAAATAAAACTTCGTCTAAAAAGTTTGTAGCATCAATGCTTGTTTCTTTTTTGAAGTCATAGTTGTATCCAATACATAACTCAGCAATTTGTTCTTCATCTAGAATAGTGTTTAAATTGCAAAGTTTACCTTGTAAAAACATTTTCTTAATAATGTCGTTTGGATTAACTTTAATTGCCGTAGCGAAGTCAGCAATTGACATTTTTTGAGTAAAAATAAATACTCCATCAACAACTTCAGTTTTAACTCCTGTTAGTTGTTGTTTAATTTCATTAACGTTTGAAACTCTATTTTTCTTGCTCATGCAATACCTCCTGAAGTTGTTTAAACAACTCTTCGTAAGTTTCTTTTGATATATTCGCTTTAAATGTTCGATTTAAAGCTCTTGATTTACAAATCAATTCTCAATTTTTCGTAGCAGGTATAAAATATGCACCACGACCTTTTTTATCTTTTTGTAAATCTAAGGTAACAGTATTTGTTGATCTAACAAAATCAAATCTAACTAATTGATTAATTGGTACTATTTGATTAGTAGCAATACACTTACGTGTATAATTAATCTCATTCTTCATCTTTAAATTCGTCAAAGTTAATATCTGCATCACCTAAACCGTAATTAGCAAGGTCATTATCAACTTTAAAGTCTTTAATTTGTGTTTTGATTTTTCTAAATTGTTCAATAGCTTTATCTTTTTTAGCTTTTGCTACTTGTTTATCAACTTCTTCTTGTTCTGCTTGGTCGAAGTTTTCATCATCTGAATATTTATCTAAATCATCAACAAAATCATAAACATTTTGACTTAAATCTTCTTTGTATTGATTTAAACTACTTTCAAATAGTGAATCAACTTCATCGTTTTGTAGTTTAGGTTTTTTAGGTGTAGAAACTTTAGCTTTTGGTTTTTCTTGGTTTATTTCATCGAATGCTTCAATTGCTGAATTTTGAATTTCACTAAATAGTAAATCAGTTTCTAAGTCAAATTCAACATCTTTAAATCTTTCACTAGCTTTTGAACGATTTGATCTAGGTGTTGTAGATTTAAAGTAATGTGTTTGTTCAACTTGTGTGTTGTCAAATGACATTCCTTTTTTGGTTGCATCAGTAGCTGATATAACTTCAATTTTTAGTCCTGTTAATTTGCTTGCTAAATCAGTGTTAATTCCTTTTTTACCAATAGCAACTGTTAAAAAGTCATCAGGTGCAATTGCAAAATATTTATCACCTTCTTTAATAACATCAAGAATTTTTGCAGGGGCTAAAGCATTTTTTACATATTCTTCTGGAATGTCTGAATATTTAATAATGTCAATTTTTTCTTTAATTAATTTATTTTTAATATCGTTAATTCTTGATGAATGTTGACCGATAATTGAACCTAATTCATTTTGAATGCTGTCAGAAAGTGCTCTAACAGAAACTTTAGTTCTAAGACCACCACGACGTTTAACGTTAACAATTTCAATTAATCCATTAGCTACTTCAGGAATTTCATTGTTTAAAAGTTCATAAATTTCAAGTGGTGAAATTGTAGTTGCTTCTAAAATACTTAATTTACTTTCTTGATTAATATTTTCAAGATAGATATTAACATAACTTCCGTAGTCTAAGTTTAATTGTTGATTTACTTTATCAGCAGGTAGAAACACAGTTGTTTTATCTTCAAGTTCTAAATTGTATGAACCATTGTTATTTCTTTTTAGAATTTTAGCTATAAATTTTTGATTAATTTTATCTTTGTACTTTTCAATTGTGATTTGTTTTAAAACTTCTTTTCTAGCTTGTTTTCAACCATTGAAAACAGTGCTTTTCATTTTGTCAGTTAAATCATCAATTGTAAATTCGATTTCACAAATATCATCAACTGAAATGTTAGGGTCAATTAATCTAGCATCTGAAAGTTGGATGCTGATGATTTTTTCTGATTCATCAAATGCATCATTTTCAACAACAATACCATTTTTATTAAACATTCTAATAACAGGAATATTTTCTTTAACTCTTGGATCATACACGCTGTCTAATCTTAATTCAATTTCAGCATCTTTATCTAAATCTTTGTTGATTGGCTTTTGAACTTCCTCTGAAAAAGCCACAAGTAAATCTTCCATTTTAAATTCTGATTTACCAATGATTTGCTTTAAAAATTGATAAAATAAATTTTGCTGTTCGATTTTTATGAAATCTACTTCTTGTAATTTTTCTTTCATCATACTCCTATAGTCCAGTGTATTTCTTAATTTCAATTATGTTAGATTTGTCAAATGTAAGTTTTCTAATTCTACCTTTTTGATTTCATTGAACTAAAATTTCTTGCCCTTTATCTTCTAATAAAGTAGCATCAAATTCGCTTTGAAACTCATTGCCAACATTGAATGGTGTAGATAGTTTGATTGATATTTTTTGATTTAAGTTTTCACTTAAATTATTTAAATCCAGATTTAAATCTTGACCTTTTGATATTACTTCAACACCATATTGTTCTAATAAGTTTGGAATTAAGTCTAATTTAGCAATAATCAAGCTTGCTTGAGCTTCGATTTTGTTTAAATCAGTCTCATCTAAAACGACTGAAATAATTTGCCCAAAATCTTTATCTTGCACTAAATTAACGCTTAAAATATTATTAAAATCTTGCTCTAAATAACTTTTGTAATCCATAGAAAACCTCTCAAATGATTAGAAAAAGTTGCGGGTAAGGCAACTTTTCTTTGTTAACTTATATTTATTTTATCACTTTTACACCTATAATCATCAAGTTTTTAAAAAAGTACTTAATTAGGAATAAAGGTATAAAAGTTCATTATTTTCTGGTAAAAATATGAAATTTTTATTAAATCTGTTTGATTAATAACTCAATTTAACTAAGCATATTCATTGCTTGAAGAAGCAGACTTAAAAAATATGAAAAAAGAGCTTGATTTTTCACATTTTGTATTGTTTTTTTATTGTTTTTAAACAATAGAATATTGAAGATTTTATAATATTTTTGCATACGTAAACTGTATGCAACAATTAATTTTAAATTGTGAGGTTATCACGACTGATTTAATTTTGTTTCTGCATGAAACCTAAATAAACAAAATTATCCAATTTAAAATTAAAAATAAATTAATTTATTTATGTATAACGGGCATCGTAAAAGGTGTCTGTTTTTGTTACTTGTTTTAAATAAAAAACCTCATTATGAGGTTTAATCATTCAATATATCACTAATTAAATCAATATCTTCCTGATTTAAATCAGTTTTTTGTTTTAAGTTCTGTATTAGTTCTTTGTTTTTAGAAACGTTTTCATCAAGTTTATTTTTATAGTTTGTGATTGCTAAAAAAGTTTGAATTGCGACTATCAAAGTAATTACAACCGAAATAACAGCCAAAGCTACAAATAAAGCCATTGTTTGCTTAGGAAACTCATTGTATCTAATTGAATATAAGTTTAAAACAATTATTAAAGATGAAATCAAGATTGCCAAAATACTTAAAGAAACAATAATTGCACTACTACTTATTAATTTTTTGTATGCGCTTTGTTTAACTTTATCTATTTTTTGAGCTAATTTATTTGTGTGTTTCATTATGTTTTCCTTTTAAGTCATAAGTTTTAAAGCGATCAAATTCAATTAGATTTAAAGCTCTTTTGTACAGCAAGAACTGAGCGTCCAATTTTTCAAGATCTTTATAAATATAAAGTTTAGATCTATAATAAAGTTTTTCAAACTTTAACAAGTTTCTTTTGGCTTTATAAAATAAATACTTTTTATTGATGACAAAAAATGACAATATTCCTGAAATAAAAGCAATTATGGAATTAACAATAGCTGACAGAATAACAAAGTTCGAGCTAGGTTCATTTAAAAATGTTGTAAAAACATTATTTTCATAATTAACTGTACCAGCTAAAAAAATAATAGCAATAATTCCGTTAAAAAATGTTGCAAGAATAGAAATAGAGTTTAGAAAGTAATATAACCCACCATAAAAATAAGTGTAATTATTAATTGATTTATAAATGTTATCAAAAGCACTTGCTGGTGTGTCTTTGTGACTAAAAAGCATTATTTCTTACCTCCAGATTGAAGTTCTTGTCTGATTATGTCTTTAATAACAAGTTTCTTTTTCTTGCTAATTTCGTTTCATAATGTTTCTAAAACTGTTTCTAATTCTTGATCAGTGATTTGATTAGCTTGGTATTTTAGTTGTAAATAATTAATTGTGTTATAAACTTTTTTGTAAAGTGCATTTTTAGTATTGAAACGATAAATGGCTAAAAACAAGTTTAAAAAGAATGAAAAAATAATAAAAATAGTTAGCAGTAAAATCAATATAAACGACACTGAAATTGAATTATCTTTATTTAAATCCACTAATTTATATAAAGCAACAGAAGCAATTGCTACTGTAGAAATATTTAAGCATGCAATAACTAACGAAACTAAAGAATCTAGGAATCTATATAGTCTTAATTTTTTAGAATCTTGGTTCAATTTTTCTTGCAAATGTTTAATAACTGAGTTCATATGCTTATTTTACTAATTTTATTTTTTGATTGTCTGAATTCTTTATAATTTTTAATATGAATAATAATAAATGAGCTATTTTTAGTGATGTCGATGGAACAATTTATCCATTTCCTGATAAAACTTTATCTGATGTGACTAAAAACAAAATAAGATGATTAAAAACTCAAAACATTCCGTTTGTGCTTAATACCGGAAATCCTCCATTAGCCAAAATTCAGCGTTTAGCTGAACAATTAAATATTCAATATTTATGTTGTTCAAATGGAGCTATGATTTATGATAATTTAGCTAAAAAACCAGTACATATTGAAATTATGGATACTAATGAAGCTTCTAAAGTTTTTCCTTTAGCACTAGAGGCTGGGGTTATTTTGTATTATATGGGAACTGACCAATACTATTTATATGGTAACAATGAACCTTATAGAAAATTCTTAACAGAGTTTAATGAATACAATGACTGAATTGATGATGGAACTATACCAAATGACTTGCATAAAATTGAAGCATATGGGACAGAAGAGCAACTTAAACACTTTTATCAGCTAGTTTTAGATGCAAATTTAAATTTCGAAATCAGTAACGTCTTAAACAAATACATTGAAATTACAAGTGTTGGAATTTCAAAAGGTTCAGCTCTAAAATGAATGTGTCAAAATGTGTTTAATATTGATCCAAAAAATGTTATGGCAATCGGTGATAGTGCAAATGATATTTCAATGTTTAAGCAAACTGATTTTTCATATGTAATGGATAATTCAGATCCTAAAACCAAATCAGTTGCTAAATTTTACACTTCAGATGTTAGACAAAATGGTATTGTAGAAGCGATCGATGATTATTTATACCGTTCTGATTATGATTTATATTTAAAAAATTTAGAACAACAGCAAATTCAAAGACGTAAACAAACTAAAGCACAAAAAGATGCTAAGATGCAATCTTTCAGTGGTAAATTACGTAAAAAAATAAGAAACACAAGTCTAAAAGTAAAATCATTTTTTAGAAAACTGTTCAGAATCAAAAAAGCAAGACAATAAAGTCTTGCTTTTTATACTTTTTTCTGCTTTGAAGTTTTACAATTTTTCAAACCCCTTTTAGTCGTATAAGGGGTTATTACGCCTAAGGCATTAGTTCACTTAACAAAAGTACTGTAAGAAAATAAATGTAAAGGTTCTAAATGGATTGCATAATAGTTTCTTAAACTAATCAAGTTGAAAGTTCCTGTTTTTTCATAATTTTGCATGTTAATTTTATGATAATTATCAACAAACCCTTTTACTTCAGGATTAGTAAATTTATTTGATAACTTTTGTATCTTAGTCTTAGGAGTATAAGTCGCATTTGGGTCGCAAGCAAAGTCACTGCTTTTGACTTTTTCGATCATTCGATAGACTGTTCGAGTCGAACATTTGAATTGTTTCGCTAAGTCTTCGACCGTTTTATGTCCTCCCACACATAAAGCATTTTTGACTATTTGTAACTGGTTTTGTTTTTTATTTTTTAAATATCTTTTTCTATTGTTTACTTTCGTTTTTTTAAGCATTAAATTAATTATATTTACTATTATTTTTAACTTAATTAGATTATTTAAAATTCTGCAAAAATGTGGAAATTTTACACAATTTGATTTTTTTAATTTAAATAAAAGCATTTTTTGGCTATATAAGTAAAAATAAACCCAATTTTAGAGCTTCCAAAAATCATTTAAACAAAATAATATATAATAAATTAAATTAACAGAAAAAGGTTAAAAAATGCAGTGACAAACTATTCTTTATATCGTTTTAAGTAGCGTTTTACTACTAGTGGTTATTTTCTTATTTTTGCTACTTTTAAGAAATATTTACTTTACAAATAAAACCAAGCAAGTTGAAAGAAAAAGAATCGATCTTCAACGTGATGAAACAAAAAATAATGCTAAAATCAAGCAATGTTCAGTTATTAGTGCAAGTGATTCTGCTTACAAAAGTGTTTGCGAACAACTAAACAATATTAAAGATCAACTTGAAAAACAAAGAAATGACTTAAATGAAAAAATCAAAAATTTAAACGAATTAATAACTTCAAGAAATCATTTTAAATTACTTAAACAATTTCATATTTTCAAGCAAGAGATCAAAAAGTATCAAAAAACACTTGCAATATTTGACAATACAGCAAGTGTTTTTGACTCGCAGTGACAAAAAATTGATGATAAAAGTACTACTTACTTAGATATTATTGAAGAGTTTAAGAAAATTTTAAACAAACAAAAACCTTTAATTAAAAACTTATATCCAAAGCTTGAAGAAAAAATCCAAATAACTTCAAGATTTAATAATGATATGGACTCTAAGAAATATAAAGGTAAATTTGACGAAGCACAAAATGTTGCAGATGCTGTTGCAAATGATTTAACAAACCTTTATTATCTTATAACCCAAGCAAGACAATATGAATATTTAATGTATGAATCATTACCGAATAAAATTTTGCAAACCAAAAACGATAAAAACATTGATAAAAACTTTTCTTCAATTTTTGATGAACAATACACTAAACTTCAAAAATTATTAGGCGAATGAGAGAATAAAAAATATTCAGCTCTACAAGGTGAAATCAAAAACTTATTAAATTCATATTTAGAAACTGTTCAAAAAATTAAAATGGGTCAAGAAATCAAAAAACTTAGAGAAAACACTAATGATGTAATATTTGGTTCATTTGTTAAGATTAAGGATTTATACAAAAAAATAAGTTCAGAAATCCCTATAACAAACATAAAAAAA includes:
- a CDS encoding HTH domain-containing protein; this encodes MLLFKLKKSNCVKFPHFCRILNNLIKLKIIVNIINLMLKKTKVNNRKRYLKNKKQNQLQIVKNALCVGGHKTVEDLAKQFKCSTRTVYRMIEKVKSSDFACDPNATYTPKTKIQKLSNKFTNPEVKGFVDNYHKINMQNYEKTGTFNLISLRNYYAIHLEPLHLFSYSTFVKWTNALGVITPYTTKRGLKNCKTSKQKKV
- a CDS encoding Cof-type HAD-IIB family hydrolase, with product MNNNKWAIFSDVDGTIYPFPDKTLSDVTKNKIRWLKTQNIPFVLNTGNPPLAKIQRLAEQLNIQYLCCSNGAMIYDNLAKKPVHIEIMDTNEASKVFPLALEAGVILYYMGTDQYYLYGNNEPYRKFLTEFNEYNDWIDDGTIPNDLHKIEAYGTEEQLKHFYQLVLDANLNFEISNVLNKYIEITSVGISKGSALKWMCQNVFNIDPKNVMAIGDSANDISMFKQTDFSYVMDNSDPKTKSVAKFYTSDVRQNGIVEAIDDYLYRSDYDLYLKNLEQQQIQRRKQTKAQKDAKMQSFSGKLRKKIRNTSLKVKSFFRKLFRIKKARQ
- a CDS encoding YlxR family protein, whose amino-acid sequence is MKNEINYTRKCIATNQIVPINQLVRFDFVRSTNTVTLDLQKDKKGRGAYFIPATKNWELICKSRALNRTFKANISKETYEELFKQLQEVLHEQEK
- a CDS encoding DUF4231 domain-containing protein, with translation MLFSHKDTPASAFDNIYKSINNYTYFYGGLYYFLNSISILATFFNGIIAIIFLAGTVNYENNVFTTFLNEPSSNFVILSAIVNSIIAFISGILSFFVINKKYLFYKAKRNLLKFEKLYYRSKLYIYKDLEKLDAQFLLYKRALNLIEFDRFKTYDLKGKHNETHK
- the infB gene encoding translation initiation factor IF-2; protein product: MSKKNRVSNVNEIKQQLTGVKTEVVDGVFIFTQKMSIADFATAIKVNPNDIIKKMFLQGKLCNLNTILDEEQIAELCIGYNYDFKKETSIDATNFLDEVLFVDDANDLKERCPIITVMGHVDHGKTTLIDKIRNSNIVSTESSGITQHTGAYQIVHKIKNKDTKQEELKKITFLDTPGHEAFSQMRARGAKVTDIVILVVAADDGVMPQTKEAINHALAANVPLIVFVNKMDRANKDLDRLKGELAENGVLISEYGGDTQIVYGSALKGEGLTELFDAILFLSEFLELKANPNRYPIGTVIESRTDKGIGAVSTIIVENGTLYKGDFLVAGSKYGRVRMMFDANGKPLEKVSPGDPAIISGLNYAPDAGDKFVGLNDEKFAKKLAMEKLNSDKKELLYGKAQDHSNENGKKIIKVIVKADVYGTSQAIKDQINVLENDEAAIKVIQASAGDVNGNDLLLAEASNAIIFAFNLKVNPHIKETATNKKISLISHNVIYKIIEDCQSMLEGEKTPVYEEQKIGEAHIIKVFFYSKVGNIAGCMMDTGVAKSNCKVKLYRGGKLLHEGIIDSLKRDKNDTKEVIKGKDFGTHIKNFNDIKEDDVLEFYEDVRVS